In bacterium, one DNA window encodes the following:
- a CDS encoding Fic family protein, translated as MKPPYEISQRILQLYGEIGGSLGICRSLRLSRPDATLRKRNRIKTIHSSLAIEGNALTPDQVTALLEQHRVAGPAKDILEVQNAIHAYNQLADLDPLSPVDFLKAHHVLMNGLVASAGKWRSQSVGVWQGAELQHLAPAPERVPGLMEDLFTYLRQDTDLDLIKSCVFHYEAEFIHPFEDGNGRMGRLWRTRLLMRVDPIFEFVPVEEVVRQHQEVYHHALAEADHAGQSTGFIEFMLEAIHHALRDTMLVAAPGSGDFQHRADHALARLYVIYPGSKRHALGERMEALPLEGLASRELAAAL; from the coding sequence ATGAAACCGCCCTACGAGATCAGCCAGCGCATCCTGCAGTTGTACGGTGAGATCGGCGGGAGCCTGGGCATCTGCCGCAGCCTGCGGCTGTCCAGACCCGATGCGACACTGCGCAAGCGCAATCGCATCAAGACGATCCACTCCTCGCTGGCCATCGAAGGCAACGCCCTCACGCCCGACCAGGTGACGGCGCTGCTGGAGCAACACCGGGTGGCGGGGCCCGCCAAGGACATTCTCGAGGTCCAGAACGCCATTCACGCCTACAATCAACTTGCCGACCTCGATCCCTTGTCCCCCGTGGACTTTCTCAAGGCCCACCACGTGCTGATGAATGGACTGGTCGCCTCGGCCGGCAAGTGGCGCAGCCAGTCGGTGGGCGTCTGGCAGGGAGCGGAGCTGCAGCATCTGGCGCCCGCCCCCGAGCGGGTGCCGGGCTTGATGGAGGACCTGTTCACCTACCTCCGGCAGGACACGGACCTGGACCTGATCAAGAGCTGTGTCTTCCACTACGAGGCGGAGTTCATCCATCCCTTCGAAGACGGCAACGGGCGGATGGGCCGCCTCTGGCGGACGCGTTTGCTGATGAGGGTGGATCCAATCTTCGAGTTCGTGCCTGTGGAGGAGGTCGTCCGGCAGCACCAGGAGGTCTATCACCATGCCCTGGCCGAAGCGGATCATGCCGGGCAATCCACCGGCTTCATCGAGTTCATGCTGGAGGCGATCCATCACGCGCTGCGTGATACCATGCTGGTGGCCGCCCCCGGGTCCGGCGATTTCCAGCACCGCGCAGACCATGCGCTGGCCCGGCTCTACGTCATCTATCCGGGAAGCAAGCGCCATGCCCTGGGCGAGCGGATGGAGGCCCTGCCGCTGGAGGGGCTGGCCTCGCGGGAGTTGGCGGCCGCCTTGTGA
- a CDS encoding phosphoribosylaminoimidazolesuccinocarboxamide synthase, producing MELSAIRTQLAHTLDAVDLDLPGERHHGKVRESWAREGRRLIVTTDRVSAFDRVLATIPFKGQVLTQLANFWFESTRDLVPNHILAVPDPNAIVVQDLQPLLVEMVVRGHITGNTSTSAWTHYQKGVRDFCGNHLPEGLRKDERLPAPIVTPSTKAAQGEHDESVSPAEIVARGILPRRVMDELVELSLALYRRGVEVAARQGIILVDTKYEFGLKDGRVTLMDEIHTPDSSRFWYADSYQALFEQGAEQRRIDKDHLRTWLADRGFTGDGPPPEITDEVRVSTAQKYIEACEAITGQVFRAEPGPVLERLRRTVTDY from the coding sequence ATGGAATTGAGCGCCATTCGCACGCAGCTGGCCCACACCCTGGACGCCGTGGACCTGGACCTCCCCGGCGAGCGGCACCACGGCAAGGTGCGCGAATCCTGGGCGCGGGAGGGCCGCCGCCTCATCGTCACCACGGACCGCGTCAGCGCCTTCGACCGCGTGCTGGCCACCATCCCCTTCAAGGGCCAGGTGCTCACCCAGCTGGCCAACTTCTGGTTCGAGTCGACACGGGATCTCGTGCCCAACCACATCCTGGCCGTGCCCGACCCCAACGCCATCGTCGTGCAGGACCTGCAGCCCCTGCTCGTGGAGATGGTGGTGCGCGGCCACATCACGGGCAACACCTCCACCAGCGCCTGGACGCACTACCAAAAAGGCGTGCGCGACTTCTGCGGCAACCACCTGCCCGAGGGCCTGCGCAAGGACGAGCGCCTCCCCGCGCCCATCGTCACGCCCTCCACCAAGGCGGCCCAGGGCGAGCACGACGAGAGCGTCTCCCCCGCCGAGATCGTGGCGCGCGGCATCCTGCCCCGGCGCGTGATGGACGAGCTGGTGGAGCTGAGCCTGGCCCTCTACCGCCGCGGCGTGGAGGTGGCGGCGCGCCAGGGCATCATTCTTGTCGACACCAAGTACGAGTTCGGGCTGAAGGATGGGCGCGTCACCCTGATGGACGAGATCCACACCCCCGACTCCAGCCGCTTCTGGTACGCCGACAGCTACCAGGCCCTCTTCGAGCAGGGCGCCGAGCAGCGCCGCATCGACAAGGACCACCTGCGCACCTGGCTGGCCGACCGCGGCTTCACGGGGGATGGGCCGCCGCCGGAGATCACCGACGAGGTGCGCGTCTCCACCGCCCAGAAGTACATCGAGGCCTGTGAGGCGATCACGGGCCAGGTCTTCCGCGCCGAGCCGGGTCCGGTGCTGGAGCGGCTGCGCCGCACCGTGACCGATTACTGA
- the asnS gene encoding asparagine--tRNA ligase: MQDRTPIKEALQRPEHVGRTITVMGWVRTNRPGKAVSFIELNDGSCLKGLQVVYSGEALPNFEEIGRVLTGACLRVRGTLAPSEGKGQTVELKAEEAELIGPCDGSFPLQKKRHSFEYLRTIAHLRPRTNTFGAVFRVRHQLAFAIHRFFHERGFIWVHTPIITGSDCEGAGEMFRVSTLSPTDPPRTESGEVDWAQDFFGRQTNLTVSGQLSGEMFALALGNIYTFGPTFRAENSNTTRHASEFWMIEPEMAFHDLADDARLAQDFLQFIIAQVLEHCPEDMAFFDQWVKPGIVARLEELTRTSFETIPYTEAVRLLERSGQAFQFPVSWGMDLQTEHERWLTETHVGRPVFVIDYPKEIKAFYMRQNDDGRTVAAMDLLVPGVGEIIGGSQREERHDLLLARIREMGLPEADYWWYLESRRFGSAPHAGFGLGFERAIMYVTGMENIRDVVPFPRTPGNCDF, encoded by the coding sequence CCTTCATCGAGCTGAACGACGGCTCCTGCCTCAAGGGCCTCCAGGTGGTCTACAGCGGGGAGGCGCTGCCCAACTTCGAGGAGATCGGCCGCGTGCTCACCGGCGCCTGCCTGCGGGTGCGCGGCACCCTGGCGCCCAGCGAGGGCAAGGGCCAGACGGTGGAGCTGAAGGCGGAGGAGGCGGAGCTGATCGGCCCCTGCGACGGCAGCTTCCCGCTGCAGAAGAAGCGCCACTCCTTCGAGTACCTGCGCACCATCGCCCACCTGCGGCCGCGCACCAACACCTTCGGCGCCGTCTTCCGCGTGCGCCACCAGCTGGCCTTCGCCATCCACCGCTTCTTCCACGAGCGGGGCTTCATCTGGGTGCACACGCCCATCATCACGGGCAGCGACTGCGAGGGCGCCGGCGAGATGTTCCGCGTCAGCACGCTCAGCCCCACCGATCCACCGCGCACGGAGAGCGGGGAGGTGGACTGGGCCCAGGACTTCTTCGGCCGCCAGACCAACCTGACGGTGAGCGGCCAGCTCTCGGGCGAGATGTTCGCCCTGGCCCTGGGCAACATCTACACCTTCGGCCCCACCTTCCGCGCCGAGAACAGCAACACCACCCGCCACGCCAGCGAGTTTTGGATGATCGAGCCGGAGATGGCCTTCCACGACCTGGCGGACGACGCGCGCCTGGCCCAGGACTTCCTCCAGTTCATCATCGCCCAGGTGCTGGAGCACTGCCCGGAGGACATGGCCTTCTTCGACCAGTGGGTGAAGCCCGGCATCGTGGCGCGCCTGGAGGAGCTGACCCGCACCTCCTTCGAGACGATCCCTTACACGGAGGCCGTGCGCCTGCTGGAGCGCTCCGGCCAGGCCTTCCAGTTCCCCGTGAGCTGGGGCATGGACCTGCAGACCGAGCACGAGCGCTGGCTGACGGAGACGCATGTGGGGCGCCCCGTCTTCGTCATCGATTACCCGAAGGAGATCAAGGCCTTCTACATGCGGCAGAACGACGACGGGCGCACCGTCGCCGCCATGGACCTGCTGGTGCCGGGCGTGGGCGAGATCATCGGCGGCAGCCAGCGCGAGGAGCGCCACGACCTGCTGCTGGCCCGCATCCGCGAGATGGGCCTGCCCGAGGCGGACTACTGGTGGTACCTGGAGAGCCGGCGCTTCGGCAGCGCGCCCCACGCCGGCTTCGGTCTGGGCTTCGAGCGGGCCATCATGTACGTCACGGGAATGGAGAACATCCGCGACGTGGTGCCTTTCCCGCGCACACCGGGCAACTGCGATTTTTGA